One Bosea sp. 685 DNA segment encodes these proteins:
- a CDS encoding DUF6875 domain-containing protein, whose product MSVVPTARPLLTLPEARSRCAGQTGTALSILLGWVENYLMSAHADLGRTGAVCPFTRQAAKLDTVRLSISDAGPGDEEAIFMLLRDGFKALNAIPAKPAMAHFRTVIIGFPACAAPDGIAMLKRIQKRHRFYSLTRNRMIGLMYADSDAPGLWNPEFRPLRAPLPVLAIRHMVEQDAPFAARHPLLLVPYLARFPLAGVKRLISHVRTGA is encoded by the coding sequence ATGTCGGTTGTTCCAACTGCGCGGCCTCTCCTGACATTGCCCGAAGCGCGCTCCCGCTGCGCAGGCCAAACCGGAACAGCGCTGTCGATCCTGCTCGGCTGGGTCGAGAACTATCTGATGAGCGCTCATGCCGATCTCGGCCGCACCGGCGCGGTCTGCCCCTTCACCCGTCAGGCCGCCAAGCTCGACACGGTGCGGCTCAGCATCAGCGATGCCGGCCCCGGCGACGAAGAAGCGATCTTCATGCTGCTTCGCGACGGCTTCAAGGCGCTGAACGCGATTCCCGCCAAGCCCGCCATGGCGCATTTCCGCACCGTGATCATCGGCTTTCCCGCCTGCGCCGCGCCCGACGGCATCGCGATGCTCAAGCGCATCCAGAAGCGCCACAGATTCTATTCGCTCACCCGCAACCGCATGATCGGATTGATGTATGCCGATTCCGACGCGCCGGGACTGTGGAACCCCGAATTCCGGCCGCTGCGCGCGCCGTTGCCGGTGCTCGCCATCCGCCACATGGTCGAGCAGGACGCCCCCTTCGCAGCCCGCCACCCACTCCTGCTGGTGCCTTATCTCGCGCGCTTTCCGCTGGCGGGCGTGAAACGATTGATCTCGCATGTCCGGACCGGCGCCTGA